gaggggcggggagaAGACGACGCGGGGTTCGGGGGTATACGGTCGctgccgcgccccccccccccggccccgacaggcctcccctcgcccccccccccccggctccattcggtccccctccccgtgccggccgccccccaccccgggcccccctAGGTGAGCTCCACGTTGCGGGCGCGGTCCAGCACCCGAGAGCAGCGGGGCCGGCTCTCCAGGTGGTAGCGGCTCTCGTAGAGGGTGGGGCACAGGTGCCAGCGGTTGGCCCGGTAGATGCCCAGGTAGGTGTAGACGTCCGGCTTGTAGGTCAGCAGGCACTTGACGCCGGCGGCCCGGATGGCGGCGTCGGCCTCCAGCACGCCCGCCCGGTCCGTGAAGTCGTCGGTGTAGACGCAGATGACCTGCCGCTCCCCGTCGCCGCCCCGGGGGCTCACCTTGGCCACCTGCAGCTTCCCGGCCACCACGGCCCGGGCGATGCCGGCCCAGGCGTGGTCCAACTTGAAGCCGGGGGCCAGGTAGATGAGCCACTTGCCCGTGAGGACCCGGTGGGTCAGGGCCAGGTCCCGCAgggtggcgggggtgatggggcgGCCGCCGGCCCGCAGGGCCTCCCAGGCCGCCTGGAGCCCCTGGACGTCGCCGGCCCCCGGCGCGTAGTCCGGGCCGTAGGCCGCGATCCAGCCcacgggctgggggttgggggcgtcGGGTCCCCCGTAGCGGGAGACCCGGGAGGGCGGGTAGGCGGCCAGCCAGGCGTCCAGCTCCGCCCCCGGGGTGCTGCGGGCGTCGAAGACCAGCCAGGGGTCCATGTCGGCCGCCATGGCCTCGGCGGCCAGGTGCTCGGCCGTGAAGCCGTCCTCGCCGCCTCCGGGAGACGACTCCTCCTCCGTCTCGTCCCCTGGCTCCATCCTAAAGAAGGGGGGactggggatggggccggggggatggagacggatggatggatggatggttggggaggggggtggatggatgggggggagggagggatgggatgaaGGATAGAGAGGATGGATGGGGGGGAAGGATAGAGGGGATAGATGGAGAGGATGGATAGAGGGAATGGATGGATAGAGGGGATAgatgagggatggatggaggggatggatggaAGGGGGGATAGgggaatgggggggtgggggatggatggatggagaggatggatgggggatggatggatagaggggatggatgggtggacagaagagatggatggatagatacaggaaatggatggatggatagatagaggagatagatggatggatggatggattgatagaggggatgggtggatggatggatggatggatggatggatggatggatggatggatggaggagatggatggatggaggagatggatggatggaggagatggatggatagaggagatggatggatagaggggatggatggatagatacaggagatggatggatggacggatggatagAGGGGATGGATGGATAAAGGAAATGGATGGAtagaagggatggatggatggatatggTTAGAGGAGataggtgggtgggtggatggatggatggatggatagaggggATGGATTGATAGATagaggggatggatggatggatggatagaggagatggatggatggatagaagggatggatggatagaggggatggatggatagaggggatggatggatagatacaggagatggatggatggatggatggatggatggatggatggatggatagaggagatggatagaagggatggatggatggatagaggggatggatggatagaggggatggatggatagatacaggagatggatggatggaaggatggatggaggggatggatgggtagaagggatggatggatagaggggATGGATcgacagagagaggaaatggatggATATGGATAGAGGAGataggtgggtggatggatggatggatggatggatggatggaggggatggatggatggatggatggatggatggatagaggggatggatggatagatacaggagatggatggatggatagaggagatggatggagaggatggatagaaggaaaggatgaatagagggaatggagggaagggggggacggatggatggaggaatgggggaggggatgaggagaatGGGGGGGTGGAGTGGATGGGGGCGGGGCAGCTGAGCCTCCTGAGCGGCCGCcctccctctcgccgcccccccgTCTCCCGTGCCCTCCCCTCCCGATGGCCCAAGTGTGGCGGCGCTTCCCAAGGCCCCGCGC
This portion of the Ornithorhynchus anatinus isolate Pmale09 chromosome 3, mOrnAna1.pri.v4, whole genome shotgun sequence genome encodes:
- the C3H11orf68 gene encoding UPF0696 protein C11orf68 homolog; amino-acid sequence: MEPGDETEEESSPGGGEDGFTAEHLAAEAMAADMDPWLVFDARSTPGAELDAWLAAYPPSRVSRYGGPDAPNPQPVGWIAAYGPDYAPGAGDVQGLQAAWEALRAGGRPITPATLRDLALTHRVLTGKWLIYLAPGFKLDHAWAGIARAVVAGKLQVAKVSPRGGDGERQVICVYTDDFTDRAGVLEADAAIRAAGVKCLLTYKPDVYTYLGIYRANRWHLCPTLYESRYHLESRPRCSRVLDRARNVELT